The sequence TGGTCAGTACCTGGTCACCTTTAACGACGGCCTTCAACACACGACCCGAGAAGAGAATCAATTTCACTAAAAATGAAGTGGTAAGAATTTTTCCTTTGCTCAACTTTATATGCACAAAAATTTATGTTATATTGGGAGAAACTAGGAACACGATGAATGAATGGCAAAATCTATAAAAATGACTCGGACAACAAAACTTAAAATGgataatataaatttgtataagagaaagtaatttcttgtcaCTAGATCACATCATCTTAATCATCTACCTACATCAACAAAGGACGTTCGttaattacaattttaaaatcggtttactTTTCACAGGGACTTTTCAATATACCGGAGCTGACGAGCTTCGAGGGATTCTACGCTCTCAAGGAGAAGGCCATCTTCAAAACAGAAGATCTGATCAAGGAAGCAACTTCAGACAATCGAACTCGCAAAATGGTTACTATTTTCGATGAGCTATCCGATACTCTGTGTAAGGTGGCTGATCTGTCGGAATTCATTCGGCTGGCACATCCACAGGCCAAATATAGTCATGCGGCGGAGGATGCTTGCATAACGATTAGTGGAATAGTGGAAAAATTGAATACTCATGAGAAGCTATATCAGTCTTTGAGACAGGTGGTGAACGGAAACGAGTTGATGAAGACGACCGACGTGGACAAGCACGTGGCAGAactgtttctgtttgatttcgaACAAAGCGGGATTCATTTGACGGAAACCGATCGGAAAAGGGTAGTCTTTCTGAATGATTGTATTCTACAACTAGGACAGCGATTTATGGCCGGTGCTGTGCATCCACGAACGATCAGAAAAAGTATACTGCCAGAGGCAATCAGACCATTCTTTTCGACTGACGGCGATAACATCTTGGTTTCCGGATTGTACGCGGATTCGTCGAACAACATGGCAAGGGAAGCGGCTTATAGGCTGTTCCTTTACCCGGATAACAATCAAGAACAGTTGCTATCGGATCTGTTGAAGTCCAGACATGATTTGGCAACGGTTTGTGGTTTTCAAACGTATGCCCACAGAGCACTGAAAGCTAGCACCGTTGAGACACCGGAAATGGTGAATGAGTTTCTGCACACTCTAAACGAAGAGCTTGCACCCCGCGCAGAACGAGATTTTGCCCTGATGCAGCGAATGAAAAATGCTGAAAGCAGCATGCAAACTCCTCTAGCTACGTGGGACACTCCGTACTTTACGTCTAGTCTTAAGAAACGGTGCCTGCAGACATCAGCTTCGGAATTCTCACCCTATTTTAGCTTGGGAGCTTGCATGGAAGGTCTCAACCTGCTGATGAATAGTTTGTACGGAATCAGTCTGGAAGTGACTGAAATGGAACCGGGTGAATCTTGGTCACACGATATCTATAAGCTGTCTGTTACGCACGAGTCGGAAGGCCTGCTCGGTTACATCTACTGTGATCTCTTCGAACGCCAGGGAAAACCCAACCAAGACTGCCATTTCACTATTCAAGGTGGTAAAATAATGCCCGACGGAAGCTATCAGAATCCGATTGTTGTGGTGATGTTAAATCTTCCTCAGCCCCGCTGGTCCGGGCCGACGCTGTTGACGCCGTCAATGGTGGACAATCTGTTCCATGAAATGGGACATGCCATGCATTCGATGTTGGCCCGTACCGAGTATCAGCATGTGACCGGGACTCGATGCAGTACTGACTTCGCCGAAGTGCCATCAGTTCTCATGGAATACTTTGCCAGCGATCCGCGCGTTCTACGAACGTTCACAAAACATTTCCAGACACAGGAACCGATGCCGGAAGATATGCTTCAACGTCTGTGCGCCTCGAAGCACCTATGTTCCGCTAGTGAAACTCAACTGCAGGTTTTCTACTCTGTGCTGGATCAGGTATACCACGGGGACCCGGCGAGACATCTCGAAAGCACCACAGAAACATTGCGGACAGTTCAGGAACAGTTCTATGGGCTACCGTACGTTGAAAACACTGCCTGGCAACTGCGGTTTAGCCATTTAGTAGGGTATGGGGCTAAGTACTATTCCTATCTTATTTCGAGAGCCATCGCATCCTGGATTTGGCAGACGTACTTTGAGAAGGATCCACTCAGCCGAACACAGGGAGAAAAATATCGTCGCGGTTGTCTCGCGTACGGAGGTGGAATACCCAGCAGGCTGTTGGTGTCCAATTTCCTAGGACGGGAAGTCACACCGAGCAATTTGACGAAAAGTTTGATTACCGAAATCGATGGTTACAGCGAGCGACTGCAGGAATTCGAGCGACATTTCTAGGACTAATGCTTGGACCTTAGATTCTTTATATGATGAACGGAATAGAAAGTTGTGATCGTAAATTTTACTTTTtgtacctgaaaaatatccaaatgTTTGTCTTGTTGGGTCAGTTGGCATGGAATGACCGACCGAGTCTCTTGAAACAGATACTAAAAGGTGTTTCTTTCAACAATTCACGAAATATACTTTATGTTCGTTATTTATTTGAACGGTTGAACTTACCAATTACTAAATTTCAAGTATTTCCCGATGTTCCAGGTGTCTGAACGTTTTCCAATAGAGAGTTGTTTTTGGAAGCACTTTCCGTAGACTTATCGCGATTAGAACTGTTTTTCGCTTTCCTGGTACTGTGCTGCGCATTCCCACTTGATGGTTCGGTCTGATTTTTCCGGTTTTCGCTAGTAGTAGTCTTATCAT comes from Malaya genurostris strain Urasoe2022 chromosome 3, Malgen_1.1, whole genome shotgun sequence and encodes:
- the LOC131439266 gene encoding mitochondrial intermediate peptidase, which produces MFQQINRLVVLRRRNPCRKLVSTWSPLTTAFNTRPEKRINFTKNEVGLFNIPELTSFEGFYALKEKAIFKTEDLIKEATSDNRTRKMVTIFDELSDTLCKVADLSEFIRLAHPQAKYSHAAEDACITISGIVEKLNTHEKLYQSLRQVVNGNELMKTTDVDKHVAELFLFDFEQSGIHLTETDRKRVVFLNDCILQLGQRFMAGAVHPRTIRKSILPEAIRPFFSTDGDNILVSGLYADSSNNMAREAAYRLFLYPDNNQEQLLSDLLKSRHDLATVCGFQTYAHRALKASTVETPEMVNEFLHTLNEELAPRAERDFALMQRMKNAESSMQTPLATWDTPYFTSSLKKRCLQTSASEFSPYFSLGACMEGLNLLMNSLYGISLEVTEMEPGESWSHDIYKLSVTHESEGLLGYIYCDLFERQGKPNQDCHFTIQGGKIMPDGSYQNPIVVVMLNLPQPRWSGPTLLTPSMVDNLFHEMGHAMHSMLARTEYQHVTGTRCSTDFAEVPSVLMEYFASDPRVLRTFTKHFQTQEPMPEDMLQRLCASKHLCSASETQLQVFYSVLDQVYHGDPARHLESTTETLRTVQEQFYGLPYVENTAWQLRFSHLVGYGAKYYSYLISRAIASWIWQTYFEKDPLSRTQGEKYRRGCLAYGGGIPSRLLVSNFLGREVTPSNLTKSLITEIDGYSERLQEFERHF